A single genomic interval of Mucilaginibacter robiniae harbors:
- the cysS gene encoding cysteine--tRNA ligase yields the protein MKQNIFVYNTLTRSKEEFVPLDAPYIGMYVCGPTVYSDAHLGNARTYISFDLMFRYFTHLGYKVRYVRNITDAGHLEGDTDEGEDKISKKAKLSKLEPMEIVQTYTTGFHDVMRAFNVLPPSIEPTATGHIIEQIELVKAILAQGYAYEVDGSVYFDVEKYNQSRDYGVLSGRHLEDLLNNTRTLGGQEEKKGKLDFALWIKAKPEHLMKWPSPWGLGFPGWHLECSAMSQKYLGEQFDIHGGGIDLIPTHHTNEIAQHVACCGKNPACYWVHTNMLTVNGQKMSKSLGNSFLPHELFSGQNSILNKGYSPMTVRFFMLQAHYRSTLDFSNDAMEASEKGFKRLMNAFNLLDDLKPSPQTDIEIQPLLTRCYEALNDDFNSPILIAELFEASRIINSVHDNKLKIDEQNLDLLRKLMHDFVTDILGLKDEHANSNELPEVLDFIVNLRSEAKTNRDYATSDKIREGLQKIGFQLKDSKEGTLWNKM from the coding sequence ATGAAACAAAATATATTTGTTTACAATACTCTAACCCGCAGCAAGGAAGAATTTGTGCCATTAGATGCTCCTTACATTGGCATGTATGTGTGCGGCCCAACCGTTTACAGTGATGCGCACCTAGGTAATGCCCGAACCTATATATCATTTGATTTGATGTTTCGTTACTTTACACATCTGGGTTACAAGGTACGTTACGTACGTAATATTACTGATGCTGGTCACTTGGAAGGGGATACAGATGAAGGGGAAGATAAAATATCCAAAAAGGCTAAGTTATCTAAACTGGAGCCTATGGAAATTGTGCAAACCTACACTACCGGCTTTCATGATGTAATGCGAGCTTTTAATGTATTACCCCCTAGTATTGAACCTACAGCTACCGGGCATATTATTGAGCAAATTGAACTGGTAAAAGCTATATTGGCACAAGGTTATGCTTATGAGGTGGATGGTTCAGTTTATTTTGATGTAGAGAAGTACAACCAATCTCGAGATTATGGCGTACTAAGTGGCCGCCATTTAGAAGATTTACTAAATAACACCCGTACACTGGGCGGACAGGAAGAAAAAAAAGGTAAGCTGGACTTTGCCTTATGGATAAAAGCCAAGCCCGAACACCTGATGAAGTGGCCTTCACCTTGGGGATTAGGGTTTCCAGGCTGGCACCTAGAGTGCTCGGCTATGAGTCAGAAGTACTTGGGTGAACAATTTGATATTCATGGCGGCGGCATTGATTTGATTCCTACCCATCACACAAATGAGATTGCGCAGCATGTGGCTTGCTGCGGTAAAAATCCGGCTTGCTATTGGGTACATACCAATATGCTAACAGTAAACGGGCAGAAAATGTCAAAATCTTTAGGTAACAGCTTTTTACCGCATGAGTTATTTAGTGGTCAAAACAGCATCCTAAATAAAGGATATAGCCCCATGACGGTGCGCTTTTTCATGTTACAGGCTCATTATCGTAGCACGCTTGATTTTAGCAACGATGCTATGGAAGCATCTGAGAAAGGTTTCAAACGTTTGATGAATGCCTTTAATTTGCTGGATGATTTAAAGCCATCACCCCAAACTGACATAGAAATACAACCCCTGCTTACCCGCTGCTATGAAGCCTTGAATGATGACTTTAACAGCCCTATATTGATTGCTGAATTATTTGAAGCCTCACGTATCATCAACTCGGTGCATGACAACAAGCTTAAAATAGATGAACAGAATTTAGACCTTCTCCGCAAACTAATGCATGACTTTGTTACAGATATTTTAGGCTTAAAAGACGAACATGCCAACAGTAATGAACTACCTGAAGTTCTTGACTTTATTGTTAACCTACGTAGTGAAGCTAAAACTAACCGCGATTATGCCACTTCAGATAAAATAAGAGAAGGACTGCAAAAAATAGGTTTTCAGTTGAAAGACAGTAAAGAAGGTACACTTTGGAACAAAATGTAA
- a CDS encoding AAA family ATPase, producing the protein MITYPSEVEAADALRQAYQRIRAEIGKVIVGQDEVVKSVLISVFSNGHCLLVGVPGLAKTLLVQTVAQVLDLHFNRVQFTPDLMPSDIIGAEILGEDRNFKFIRGPIFANIILADEINRTPPKTQAALLEAMQEKAVTAAGVTHKLEQPFFVLATQNPIEQEGTYPLPEAQLDRFMFNVALNYPSFAEELQVVKNTTSTIKPQVNKIIGAEQIVYFQHLVRNIPVTDHVLEYAVRLVAKTRPQGEMATPQVKRLLNWGAGPRASQFLILGAKCHAVISGKYSPDIEDVQAVAKPILRHRIVRSYHAEAEGLSTDQIIEQLF; encoded by the coding sequence ATGATAACGTATCCATCAGAAGTTGAAGCAGCCGATGCTTTACGGCAAGCATACCAGCGTATCAGAGCCGAAATAGGTAAAGTTATTGTAGGTCAGGATGAGGTGGTGAAATCCGTTCTTATCTCAGTATTCAGTAACGGACACTGCCTGCTGGTTGGTGTTCCTGGCTTGGCTAAAACCCTGTTGGTACAAACTGTTGCACAAGTGCTAGACCTGCATTTTAACCGGGTACAGTTTACGCCCGATTTAATGCCTTCAGATATTATAGGTGCTGAAATATTGGGCGAAGATCGAAACTTTAAATTTATACGTGGGCCTATTTTTGCCAATATCATTTTGGCAGATGAGATTAACCGTACGCCACCTAAAACACAGGCTGCCTTGCTGGAGGCTATGCAGGAAAAAGCTGTTACAGCCGCTGGTGTAACTCATAAACTGGAACAACCCTTTTTTGTATTAGCTACACAAAACCCAATAGAGCAGGAAGGAACTTATCCATTACCTGAAGCGCAGCTTGATCGTTTTATGTTTAATGTGGCTTTAAACTACCCATCGTTTGCGGAGGAATTGCAGGTAGTTAAAAATACCACTAGTACCATCAAACCGCAGGTAAATAAGATTATTGGAGCTGAACAAATTGTTTATTTTCAGCACTTGGTTCGCAATATACCGGTGACCGATCATGTGCTGGAGTATGCCGTAAGATTGGTGGCTAAAACCCGTCCGCAAGGAGAAATGGCTACGCCGCAGGTAAAAAGATTATTAAACTGGGGAGCAGGACCACGAGCTTCGCAGTTCCTGATATTGGGTGCTAAATGCCATGCGGTAATCAGTGGAAAGTACTCGCCAGATATAGAAGATGTTCAGGCAGTAGCTAAGCCTATTTTAAGGCACCGTATTGTACGTAGCTACCATGCTGAAGCCGAAGGTTTATCTACCGATCAGATTATTGAGCAGCTATTTTAA
- a CDS encoding peptidylprolyl isomerase: MRKITYLFFSFILIALTASAQKQTLDKVAGVVGGSIVLQSDIESTYAQYLSSGMQPDPAAKCTILQRLIVQKLLAQQAVIDSVTVNEDDVDAEVDRRMRAMIRNAGSQERLEQFLGRSVVQYKDEIRPDIKEQLVANKMQGKITEKVSVTPQEVERFFNKIPKDSLPSYNKEVEVAQIMFQPKLNKEEKAYYKQKAEDLRTRIKNGEDFGTLARLYSQDPGTAPSGGELGFQDRSSGLATEYAAMAFKLKAGELSPVFETDFGFHFLQVIERRGEQVNTRHILIMPTTTPASIERAKSKADSIYNLVTLNKNIDFASAASFYSDDKETKYNGGMMMNYEDVQSRSTIIPTDKLDPQVALVVDTMKVGEVSKPQLITGQDGKSTYRIFYLRSVTNAHKANLAQDFPRIKDLAQSDKVNRTVSEWFEKKRKDNFIRIDPEFQSCPQLKGWNSTSVAAQVTATKSDEK, translated from the coding sequence ATGAGAAAAATTACATATTTATTTTTTAGTTTTATACTGATTGCTCTTACTGCCAGCGCGCAAAAACAAACGTTAGATAAAGTAGCCGGCGTGGTAGGTGGCAGCATTGTTTTACAATCAGATATTGAATCTACATACGCCCAGTATCTATCATCTGGTATGCAGCCCGATCCTGCTGCTAAGTGTACTATATTACAGCGCCTGATTGTTCAGAAATTATTGGCACAGCAAGCCGTTATTGATAGTGTTACGGTGAATGAAGATGACGTGGACGCGGAGGTTGACCGCCGTATGCGTGCCATGATACGTAATGCCGGTAGTCAGGAGCGTTTGGAGCAGTTTTTAGGTCGCTCGGTAGTTCAGTATAAAGATGAAATACGTCCTGATATTAAAGAGCAATTGGTAGCTAACAAAATGCAGGGTAAAATTACTGAAAAGGTAAGTGTTACTCCGCAAGAAGTAGAGCGCTTTTTTAACAAGATACCTAAGGATAGCTTGCCTTCTTACAACAAAGAGGTAGAAGTTGCCCAGATAATGTTTCAACCAAAACTTAATAAAGAAGAAAAAGCTTACTACAAGCAAAAAGCCGAAGATTTGCGTACTCGTATTAAGAATGGAGAAGATTTTGGTACATTGGCTCGTTTGTATTCGCAAGACCCTGGTACAGCACCTAGCGGTGGTGAACTTGGTTTTCAAGACCGGAGCAGCGGTTTGGCTACTGAATATGCTGCAATGGCTTTTAAGCTGAAAGCAGGTGAGCTATCGCCAGTGTTTGAAACCGATTTTGGTTTTCACTTTTTGCAAGTTATCGAGCGTCGCGGTGAGCAAGTAAATACTCGCCATATCCTGATTATGCCGACTACTACCCCAGCCAGTATTGAACGTGCAAAATCAAAAGCTGATAGTATTTACAACCTGGTTACACTCAATAAAAATATTGATTTTGCGTCAGCCGCTTCTTTCTATTCTGACGATAAAGAAACCAAATATAATGGTGGTATGATGATGAACTACGAGGATGTGCAATCTCGTTCAACCATTATCCCTACTGATAAATTAGATCCGCAAGTGGCTCTGGTAGTAGATACCATGAAAGTAGGTGAAGTGTCAAAACCACAATTGATTACTGGACAGGATGGTAAATCAACCTATCGTATTTTCTATTTGCGTTCAGTAACTAATGCTCACAAAGCCAACTTAGCGCAGGATTTTCCTCGTATTAAGGATTTAGCACAGAGTGATAAAGTGAACCGTACGGTAAGCGAATGGTTCGAGAAGAAAAGAAAGGATAACTTTATTCGCATCGATCCTGAGTTTCAATCTTGCCCGCAATTAAAAGGTTGGAACAGTACCTCAGTAGCAGCGCAGGTAACAGCCACCAAGTCTGACGAGAAATAA